Proteins encoded by one window of Amaranthus tricolor cultivar Red isolate AtriRed21 chromosome 4, ASM2621246v1, whole genome shotgun sequence:
- the LOC130811064 gene encoding heme-binding-like protein At3g10130, chloroplastic: protein MGLILGKITVETPKYEVIQSTNDYEIRKYPPSVIAEVTYDPSEMKGNKDGGFTILANYIGALGNPQNTKSEKVAMTAPVITQNNAEKIAMTAPVITKTDESGEKNMVRMQFILPSKYERAEDAPKPLDERVVIKEEGEKKYGAVKFSGLTSDGVVTDKVEKLKSALEKDGYKVIGDFLLARYNPPWTLPPLRTNEVLIPVE, encoded by the coding sequence ATGGGTTTAATCTTAGGCAAAATCACAGTAGAAACCCCAAAATACGAAGTAATCCAATCCACAAACGATTATGAAATCCGCAAATACCCACCATCCGTAATAGCCGAAGTAACATACGATCCATCCGAAATGAAAGGAAACAAAGATGGTGGATTCACCATTTTAGCTAATTACATCGGAGCTTTAGGAAATCCTCAGAACACCAAATCTGAAAAAGTAGCCATGACTGCACCTGTTATCACCCAAAACAACGCAGAAAAGATAGCCATGACAGCTCCGGTGATTACGAAAACGGACGAATCCGGCGAGAAGAATATGGTGAGGATGCAGTTTATTCTTCCGTCAAAGTATGAGAGAGCGGAAGATGCGCCGAAGCCATTAGACGAGAGAGTAGTGATTAAAGAAGAAGGGGAGAAGAAGTATGGTGCGGTGAAGTTTAGTGGGCTGACGAGTGATGGTGTTGTGACGGATAAGGTGGAGAAATTGAAGAGTGCGTTGGAGAAAGATGGGTATAAAGTTATTGGGGATTTTTTGTTGGCTAGGTATAATCCGCCATGGACGTTGCCACCTTTGAGGACTAATGAGGTTTTGATTCCTGTGGAATGA
- the LOC130810438 gene encoding NAD(P)H-quinone oxidoreductase subunit N, chloroplastic produces MAANAMTSLHCGVPSLNLQQKRHLVPTKLFHHSMTRKNDLRTQNQMQKRGVNVVRSQISLGDFIGGDLLKLDLGTWLSDVEEHKALAIYTPHEGGYEGRYLNRLRYQGYHFLDVSARGLGDVEATLTKVHPVCPPHVGKQPIARWWFPPEVDYRLEALPADAKGLIVWVIEAKVLSKSELQFLALLPSLRPNVRVIAECGNWRKFMWKPLKEIAGLAPLQEP; encoded by the exons ATGGCTGCCAATGCCATGACATCCTTACATTGTGGGGTACCCTCCCTTAATCTCCAACAAAAAAGGCACCTTGTACCAACCAAACTATTCCACCATAGCATGACAAGAAAGAATGACTTAAGAACCCAAAATCAGATGCAAAAGAGAGGTGTAAATGTGGTAAGGAGCCAAATCAGTTTAGGAGATTTCATAGGAGGTGATCTTCTTAAACTTGATTTAGGGACATGGTTATCAGATGTTGAGGAGCACAAGGCTCTTGCTATATATACCCCACATGAGGGTGGTTATGAAGGTCGGTACTTGAATCGACTGCGCTATCAGGGCTACCATTTTCTTGATGTATCAGCTCGTGGCCTTGGTGATGTCGAGGCCACTCTCACTAAGGTTCACCCTGTCTGTCCT CCTCATGTAGGGAAGCAACCGATAGCGAGGTGGTGGTTTCCACCTGAAGTTGATTATAGGCTTGAAGCTCTTCCTGCTGATGCTAAGGGCCTTATTGTTTGGGTCATTGAAGCCAAG GTTCTATCTAAGTCAGAACTGCAATTTTTAGCTCTACTCCCTTCTCTTCGACCGAACGTGAGGGTTATAGCAGAGTGTGGCAACtg GAGGAAGTTCATGTGGAAGCCACTAAAGGAGATTGCGGGACTAGCTCCTCTACAGGAACCGTGA